From a single Natronorubrum tibetense GA33 genomic region:
- a CDS encoding NADH-quinone oxidoreductase subunit N yields MAMFQLAEWTALAPALILAGTALALFVFDSISPHSTNRSLLAGTAAGGALASLAVAVWFIVAGVGTPTVDGGLGEIEPIHGFVIDQMALYFMIIVAIVTALIVVASYDYLVGHAYQAEYYSLVVLAATGMSMMAAADSLVTIFIALELASLPSYALVAILKDNRGSVEAGLKYFLIGALSSAIFLYGISLVYGATGHLELSAIAEVIAAGEADDYGGLLGLGILMLIGGFAFKTASVPFHFWAPDAYEGAPAPISGFLSSASKAAGFVILFRVFTEAFPLGEQMNALIGFDWTVAFIILAIVTMTVGNFAAATQNNVKRMLAYSSIGHAGYALIGVAGLSADGGELVMGAAMMHLLVYGFMNTGAFLFVALAEHWGVGRTFEDYNGLSTQAPVACAAMAVFMFSLAGIPPFGGFFSKFFLFMGALEASAANTAMLAVAAALVVNSALSLYYYSRLVKALWIEEPATTRDRLAKPTGLYAAIVVAAVMTVLILPGFGPVVDAALEAAVAALG; encoded by the coding sequence ATGGCGATGTTCCAGCTCGCGGAGTGGACCGCACTCGCACCGGCGTTGATCCTGGCGGGGACGGCGCTCGCGCTGTTCGTCTTCGACAGCATCTCGCCGCACTCGACCAACCGCTCGCTGCTTGCGGGCACCGCGGCCGGCGGCGCGCTCGCGTCGCTTGCCGTCGCCGTCTGGTTCATCGTCGCCGGCGTCGGCACGCCGACGGTCGACGGCGGACTCGGCGAGATCGAGCCGATTCACGGCTTCGTCATCGATCAGATGGCGCTGTACTTCATGATCATCGTGGCCATCGTCACGGCCCTGATCGTGGTGGCCAGCTACGATTATCTGGTCGGTCACGCCTACCAGGCCGAGTACTACTCGCTGGTCGTCCTCGCGGCGACCGGCATGTCGATGATGGCCGCCGCCGACAGCCTCGTGACGATCTTCATCGCCCTCGAGCTAGCGAGTCTCCCATCCTACGCGCTCGTGGCGATCCTGAAGGACAATCGCGGCAGCGTCGAGGCCGGCCTGAAGTACTTCCTGATCGGCGCGCTCTCGTCGGCGATCTTCCTCTACGGAATCTCGCTGGTCTACGGCGCGACGGGCCACCTCGAGCTGTCTGCCATCGCCGAGGTTATCGCCGCAGGCGAGGCCGACGACTACGGCGGCCTGCTCGGACTCGGCATCCTCATGCTGATCGGCGGCTTTGCGTTCAAGACGGCCAGCGTCCCCTTCCACTTCTGGGCGCCGGACGCCTACGAGGGTGCGCCCGCACCGATTAGCGGGTTCCTCTCGTCGGCGTCGAAGGCCGCCGGCTTCGTCATCCTCTTCCGCGTCTTTACGGAGGCGTTCCCGCTCGGCGAGCAGATGAACGCCCTGATCGGCTTCGACTGGACGGTCGCGTTCATCATCCTCGCGATCGTCACGATGACGGTCGGGAACTTCGCCGCGGCGACCCAGAACAACGTCAAGCGGATGCTCGCCTACTCCTCGATCGGCCACGCCGGTTACGCGCTGATCGGGGTCGCGGGCCTCTCCGCCGACGGCGGCGAACTCGTCATGGGCGCGGCGATGATGCACCTGCTCGTCTACGGCTTCATGAACACGGGTGCGTTCCTGTTCGTCGCCCTGGCCGAACACTGGGGTGTCGGTCGCACCTTCGAGGACTACAACGGACTCTCGACGCAGGCACCGGTCGCCTGCGCCGCGATGGCCGTCTTCATGTTCAGCCTCGCTGGGATCCCGCCCTTTGGCGGCTTCTTCAGCAAGTTCTTCCTGTTCATGGGGGCACTCGAGGCTTCGGCCGCCAACACGGCGATGCTCGCGGTGGCCGCCGCGCTCGTCGTCAACAGCGCGCTCTCGCTGTACTACTACTCGCGGCTGGTCAAGGCGCTCTGGATCGAAGAGCCCGCGACCACCCGCGATCGACTCGCCAAACCGACCGGGCTCTACGCGGCGATCGTCGTCGCCGCCGTGATGACGGTGCTCATCCTCCCCGGCTTCGGGCCAGTCGTCGACGCCGCGCTCGAGGCCGCGGTGGCCGCTCTGGGCTGA
- a CDS encoding complex I subunit 1/NuoH family protein, giving the protein MVGAITRTPLQNDDTILLPERIGDLTGLDAYGTGGELLAIFLGAFLIGNLMLAMTGVAGPWAKRKITAAFTDRIAVNRLGPAGILIIVADSVRLLSKELIIPEDADRPAYDLAPIVIASSALLGFAVIPMGSGIHLADPEVGLAYVFAVAGIASIGLVMAGYASSNKYSMLGGLRAVAQNVAYEIPLVVTGMSVVIFAGSLQMSTIVDAQAQTLLDLGVVSIPAWYALVNPFAFVLFLVANFAEVGRNPFDTPEAPTEIVAGYQTEYSSVYFVLIYLGEFLHIFLGGAIIATIFLGGPAGPVLPGIVWFIIKIWAVFFLTQWLRSAVPRVRIDQLIEIGWKGLLVLSFANLVLTAVIVGLIV; this is encoded by the coding sequence ATGGTCGGCGCAATCACACGGACGCCGCTCCAGAACGACGACACCATCCTGCTCCCCGAACGGATCGGGGACCTGACGGGGCTCGACGCGTACGGAACCGGCGGCGAACTGCTCGCCATTTTCCTCGGTGCCTTCCTCATCGGCAATCTGATGCTCGCGATGACCGGCGTCGCCGGTCCGTGGGCGAAACGGAAGATCACCGCCGCCTTCACCGACCGCATCGCGGTCAATCGGCTCGGACCGGCCGGCATACTGATCATCGTCGCCGACTCCGTGCGACTGCTCTCGAAGGAGCTGATCATCCCCGAGGACGCCGATCGACCGGCGTACGATCTCGCACCGATCGTCATCGCCTCCTCTGCCCTGCTGGGATTCGCCGTTATCCCGATGGGAAGCGGGATCCACCTCGCCGACCCCGAAGTCGGGCTGGCGTACGTCTTCGCGGTGGCCGGCATCGCGAGTATCGGGCTGGTGATGGCCGGCTACGCGTCGTCGAACAAGTACTCGATGCTCGGCGGCCTGCGGGCGGTGGCACAGAACGTCGCCTACGAAATCCCGCTGGTCGTCACCGGGATGTCGGTCGTCATCTTCGCTGGCTCCTTGCAGATGAGTACGATCGTCGACGCACAGGCACAGACCCTGCTCGATCTCGGCGTCGTCTCGATTCCAGCGTGGTACGCGCTCGTCAACCCGTTCGCGTTCGTCCTCTTCCTGGTGGCGAACTTCGCGGAGGTCGGTCGGAATCCCTTCGACACGCCCGAAGCGCCGACCGAGATCGTTGCCGGCTACCAGACCGAGTACTCCTCGGTCTACTTCGTCCTGATCTACCTCGGGGAGTTCCTCCACATCTTCCTCGGCGGAGCGATCATCGCGACGATCTTCCTCGGTGGTCCGGCCGGACCGGTGCTCCCGGGGATCGTCTGGTTCATCATCAAGATCTGGGCGGTCTTCTTCCTGACCCAGTGGCTTCGATCCGCGGTGCCACGCGTCAGGATCGACCAACTGATCGAGATCGGCTGGAAGGGACTACTCGTCCTCTCCTTTGCGAATCTCGTGCTTACCGCGGTAATTGTGGGGCTGATAGTATGA
- the nuoK gene encoding NADH-quinone oxidoreductase subunit NuoK produces MTVGVEYYILLSMALFCIGLFGVLTRRNALMFLMSVELMLNAANINLIAFAFYHGNLTGQVFALFTMALAAAEVAVGLGIILVLYRNFRDVDVTVPTTMRW; encoded by the coding sequence ATGACGGTCGGCGTCGAGTACTACATCCTCCTGTCGATGGCCCTGTTCTGTATCGGGCTGTTCGGCGTGTTGACGCGTCGCAACGCACTGATGTTCCTGATGTCCGTCGAGCTCATGCTGAACGCGGCGAACATCAACCTGATCGCCTTTGCGTTCTATCACGGCAACCTCACGGGGCAGGTGTTTGCGCTGTTTACGATGGCGCTAGCCGCCGCGGAGGTCGCCGTCGGTCTCGGGATCATCCTGGTGCTGTACCGCAACTTCCGTGACGTCGACGTCACGGTTCCGACGACGATGAGGTGGTAA
- a CDS encoding NADH-quinone oxidoreductase subunit J — MLETIAFAAFAVVTLASALAVVLLQDPWHSALMLGVALISIAVHFVMLAAEFVAMMQVLVYVGGVLVLITFAVMLTQRDDGASDEVVQA; from the coding sequence ATGTTGGAAACGATTGCGTTTGCGGCGTTTGCGGTCGTGACGCTCGCCAGCGCGCTGGCTGTGGTCCTCTTACAGGACCCGTGGCACTCGGCGCTCATGCTTGGCGTGGCGCTGATAAGCATCGCGGTGCACTTCGTGATGCTGGCGGCGGAGTTCGTCGCTATGATGCAGGTCCTCGTCTACGTCGGCGGGGTGTTGGTGCTCATCACGTTCGCCGTGATGCTCACCCAGCGTGATGACGGGGCGTCCGACGAGGTGGTACAGGCATGA
- the nuoL gene encoding NADH-quinone oxidoreductase subunit L translates to MEGAFSYAPAIAAFPLAAFVVALTFGKWMPKKGAIAGIAATAGSLLFSLWMLAAVASGEVYHETLYEWTAGDAAGEVGTEGIAFTFGILIDPLSALMLVIVSLVAFLVHVFSLGYMNAEGETGLPRYYAGLGLFTFSMLAFVYADNLLMAFMFFELVGLCSYLLIGFWFRTRSAPSAAKKAFLVTRFGDYFFLIGVVAIAATFGTVAFAGDDSFVVAAETAIADGDTLFGFDAQTWVTITGLLVLGGVLGKSAQFPFHTWLPDAMEGPTTVSALIHAATMVAAGVYLVARMFGYYALSPTALAIIAFVGGFTALFAATMGVVKDDIKQVLAYSTISQYGYMMLGLGVGGYVAGVFHLMNHAFFKALLFLGAGAVIILMHHEQDMWKMGGLKEKAPVTYYTFLAGALALAGIIPFSGFWSKDEILYDALIVGIEEPIILAAYAMGLVAVFFTGFYTFRMVFLTFHGEPRSEAAEDPHPVGWAVKIPLLSLGVLALVAGVANLAPVAKILGVDIVFLEHWLDGEYGAVEGLTYSAYGELLAYETGAIGSEQLTILVAAGLSLLLAFSGAGLAWKLYNVPEPVAHKERLGSARRTIENNYYQDEYQVWLARGFTLPLSRAADRFDQTVIDGSVNGISTASLFGSSWVKRLQTGIVTNYAALIVAGFIALLVFLGVYGGWF, encoded by the coding sequence ATGGAAGGTGCATTCTCCTACGCGCCGGCGATAGCGGCGTTCCCCCTCGCGGCCTTCGTGGTCGCGCTCACCTTCGGCAAGTGGATGCCGAAGAAGGGCGCGATCGCGGGCATCGCAGCGACGGCAGGCTCCCTGCTGTTCTCGCTGTGGATGCTGGCGGCGGTCGCGAGCGGCGAAGTGTATCACGAGACGCTCTACGAGTGGACGGCCGGCGATGCCGCCGGCGAAGTGGGCACAGAGGGGATCGCGTTCACGTTCGGGATCCTGATCGACCCGCTCTCGGCGCTGATGTTGGTCATCGTCTCGCTCGTGGCGTTTCTCGTCCACGTGTTCAGTCTCGGCTATATGAACGCCGAGGGCGAGACCGGGCTCCCGCGATACTACGCCGGACTCGGCCTCTTTACGTTCAGCATGCTCGCGTTCGTCTACGCGGACAACCTGCTGATGGCGTTCATGTTCTTCGAACTGGTGGGTCTCTGTTCGTACCTGCTGATCGGCTTCTGGTTCCGAACGCGATCCGCACCCTCGGCCGCGAAGAAGGCGTTCCTGGTCACTCGATTCGGGGACTACTTCTTCCTGATCGGGGTCGTCGCTATCGCTGCAACCTTCGGCACGGTCGCGTTCGCGGGCGACGACTCGTTCGTCGTGGCCGCCGAAACCGCGATCGCCGACGGCGACACGCTGTTCGGGTTCGACGCCCAGACCTGGGTGACGATCACCGGACTGCTGGTTCTGGGCGGCGTGCTGGGTAAATCCGCCCAGTTCCCGTTCCACACCTGGCTGCCGGACGCCATGGAGGGCCCGACCACCGTCTCCGCGCTCATCCACGCCGCAACGATGGTCGCGGCCGGCGTCTACCTCGTCGCCCGGATGTTCGGCTACTACGCGCTCAGCCCGACCGCGCTGGCGATCATCGCCTTCGTCGGCGGCTTTACCGCGCTCTTTGCCGCCACGATGGGCGTCGTCAAAGACGATATCAAGCAGGTGCTGGCGTACTCGACGATCAGCCAGTACGGCTACATGATGCTCGGACTCGGCGTCGGCGGCTACGTCGCCGGGGTCTTCCACCTCATGAACCACGCCTTCTTCAAGGCCTTGCTGTTCCTGGGTGCCGGGGCCGTCATCATCCTCATGCACCACGAACAGGACATGTGGAAGATGGGCGGGCTAAAGGAGAAAGCGCCCGTCACCTACTACACGTTCCTCGCGGGCGCGCTCGCGCTCGCCGGGATCATCCCGTTCTCGGGCTTCTGGTCCAAAGACGAGATCCTCTACGACGCGCTCATCGTCGGCATCGAGGAACCGATTATCCTCGCAGCGTACGCGATGGGGCTCGTAGCGGTCTTCTTCACCGGCTTCTACACCTTCCGGATGGTCTTCCTGACCTTCCACGGTGAGCCGCGCTCGGAGGCCGCCGAGGATCCACACCCGGTCGGCTGGGCCGTCAAGATCCCGCTGCTCTCGCTGGGCGTCCTCGCGCTGGTCGCGGGCGTCGCGAACCTCGCCCCCGTCGCGAAGATTCTGGGCGTAGACATCGTCTTCCTCGAGCACTGGCTCGACGGTGAGTACGGTGCCGTCGAGGGGCTGACCTACAGCGCCTACGGTGAGCTGTTGGCCTACGAGACCGGTGCCATCGGCTCCGAACAGCTGACGATTCTGGTCGCGGCCGGGCTCTCGCTCCTGCTCGCGTTCTCCGGAGCCGGACTCGCCTGGAAGCTGTACAACGTTCCGGAACCCGTCGCCCACAAAGAACGGCTGGGCAGCGCCCGCCGAACGATCGAGAACAACTACTACCAGGACGAGTACCAGGTCTGGCTCGCACGCGGCTTCACCTTGCCGCTCTCTCGAGCCGCCGACCGCTTCGACCAGACCGTCATCGACGGCTCGGTCAACGGCATCTCGACCGCCAGCCTCTTCGGCAGTAGCTGGGTGAAACGACTGCAGACCGGTATCGTGACGAACTACGCGGCGTTGATCGTCGCCGGGTTCATCGCCTTACTGGTCTTCCTCGGCGTCTACGGAGGGTGGTTCTGA
- a CDS encoding DHH family phosphoesterase, whose product MVFRLVLGCGTVGRQVVEQIPERTGDARDRLLVVTDDEGVVETLRDESIPARYADPTDPEVIANVEQADVIFVASDRTDVNRAVLERARERFPTASIVAYLGGNVASSDRTRFEELADHVVDAKRAMVDHVIDGVARPSAGAAIGLRKQLSTIDGRLAVVMHDNPDPDAIASAVALVEIAAEVGVDADACYFGDISHQENRAMVNLLDLRLRNLSPEDSLGEYDAFALVDHSRPGVNDQLPEDLHVDIVIDHHPPRGPVPGEFVDLREHAGATSTVMTDYLDRFGLEPRRATATALLYGIRIDTNDFTREVSPADFQAASILWPHVETSVLRQIEQPTVEGDTLDTIARAIKNRIQRGSVAVASVGRLANRDALPQAADQLLSIEGVETTLVFGFRDEMVFLSARSRASDVDLGETLRDGFDRIGSAGGHADMAGAQLEIGILGSADDEDEIESIVSVVEEVITNRFFEAIESRPGVSVGAYTQTSEWLFSVDDEDGVSEPTRSDDEGELEGGESA is encoded by the coding sequence ATGGTTTTCCGGCTCGTGCTCGGGTGCGGAACGGTGGGCCGCCAGGTGGTCGAACAGATACCCGAGCGCACCGGCGACGCCCGCGACCGACTGCTCGTTGTTACCGACGACGAGGGCGTCGTCGAGACGCTTCGCGACGAGAGCATTCCGGCCCGGTATGCCGACCCGACTGATCCCGAAGTGATCGCGAACGTCGAACAGGCCGACGTGATTTTCGTCGCCAGCGACCGCACCGACGTCAATCGGGCGGTCCTCGAGCGAGCGCGCGAGCGGTTTCCGACGGCGTCGATCGTGGCCTATCTGGGCGGGAACGTGGCGTCGTCGGATCGAACACGGTTCGAGGAGCTCGCGGATCACGTCGTCGACGCCAAGCGCGCGATGGTCGATCACGTCATCGACGGCGTTGCGCGGCCCTCGGCCGGTGCCGCGATCGGCCTCCGAAAACAGCTCTCGACGATCGACGGCCGGCTCGCCGTCGTCATGCACGACAACCCTGATCCGGACGCGATCGCGAGCGCCGTCGCGCTGGTCGAGATCGCCGCGGAGGTTGGCGTCGACGCCGACGCCTGCTACTTCGGCGATATCTCCCACCAGGAGAATCGCGCGATGGTCAACTTGCTCGATCTCCGGCTCCGTAATCTCTCGCCCGAAGACTCACTTGGGGAGTACGACGCGTTCGCGCTGGTCGACCACTCCCGACCCGGAGTCAACGACCAACTCCCCGAGGACCTCCACGTCGACATCGTCATCGACCACCACCCGCCCCGGGGTCCCGTCCCCGGCGAGTTCGTCGACCTGCGCGAACACGCCGGCGCGACCAGCACTGTCATGACCGACTACCTCGATCGGTTCGGTCTCGAGCCCCGACGGGCGACCGCCACGGCGTTGCTCTACGGCATCCGGATCGATACGAACGACTTCACGCGAGAGGTCTCGCCGGCCGATTTCCAGGCCGCGTCGATCCTCTGGCCCCACGTCGAGACGTCCGTTCTGCGCCAGATCGAGCAGCCTACCGTCGAAGGAGACACTCTGGATACGATCGCTCGAGCGATCAAGAACCGCATCCAGCGTGGCTCGGTCGCCGTCGCGAGCGTCGGCCGACTCGCCAACCGCGACGCCTTGCCACAGGCAGCCGATCAGTTGCTGTCCATCGAGGGTGTCGAGACGACGCTCGTCTTCGGCTTCAGAGACGAGATGGTGTTTCTCTCCGCTCGATCGCGGGCGAGCGACGTCGATCTCGGCGAGACGCTCCGGGACGGGTTCGACCGGATCGGCAGCGCGGGCGGCCACGCCGACATGGCCGGTGCCCAACTCGAGATCGGCATTCTGGGGAGCGCCGACGACGAAGACGAGATCGAATCGATCGTCAGCGTCGTCGAGGAGGTGATCACGAACCGGTTCTTCGAAGCGATCGAAAGTCGACCGGGAGTCTCTGTCGGGGCCTACACCCAGACCAGCGAGTGGCTGTTTTCAGTCGACGACGAGGACGGAGTGAGTGAGCCGACACGCTCCGACGACGAGGGCGAACTAGAAGGCGGGGAGTCGGCGTAA
- a CDS encoding NADH-quinone oxidoreductase subunit D has product MSSGLERTRPVETTEDDLEALLGDRALARDDHLNAPGFVIRPDAVQNVLSDLRDEAGFDHLSCLTAQQYEDRYESIYHMKKYADPTQEVSIVVPTTTDDPVSESAAPVFRTADWHEREAFDLVGIDYEGHPDPRRILLPETWQGHPLSLDYDQEKPQLVTLTEHANPIQPDHHDAESDTMFLNIGPHHPATHGVLHVKTVLDGETVVDVDPDVGYLHRCEEQMCQQGTYRHQIMPYPDRWDYVSAGLLNEWAYARAAEDLADIEVPEYAQIIRTMGAELCRIASHMLALGTFCLDVYGDFTAVFQYAFRDREVVQDILEDLTGQRLMFNYFRLGGVAWDLPEPREEFIEKTRDFLDELPAKVDEYNDMVTSNEIFQVRCIDTGILEPEVAKDYGCTGPVARGSGVDYDIRRDDPYGYYPELDWDVITDDGCDNYSRVLCRMREVEESAKIIEQCLDLIEDWPEDEREIQANVPRTLKPDADTEVYRAVEGAKGELGIYIRSDGTDKPGRFKIRSPCYHNLSALGEMTQGEYIPDLIASLGSLDIVLGEVDR; this is encoded by the coding sequence ATGAGTTCGGGACTCGAGCGAACGCGGCCGGTCGAGACCACCGAGGACGACCTCGAGGCGCTGTTGGGCGATCGTGCGCTCGCACGCGACGATCACCTGAACGCGCCGGGCTTCGTCATCCGACCGGACGCCGTCCAGAACGTCCTCTCGGATCTGCGGGACGAGGCGGGGTTCGATCATCTCTCCTGTCTCACCGCACAGCAGTACGAGGATCGGTACGAGTCGATCTACCACATGAAAAAGTACGCCGATCCGACCCAGGAGGTCTCGATCGTCGTGCCGACGACGACCGACGATCCCGTCAGCGAGTCCGCCGCGCCGGTGTTCCGGACGGCGGACTGGCACGAACGCGAGGCGTTCGACCTCGTCGGGATCGACTACGAGGGCCACCCCGATCCGCGACGGATCCTCCTGCCCGAGACCTGGCAGGGCCACCCGCTCTCGCTGGATTACGATCAGGAGAAGCCACAGCTCGTTACCCTGACCGAACACGCCAACCCGATCCAACCGGACCACCACGACGCCGAATCGGACACGATGTTCTTAAACATCGGTCCACACCACCCGGCGACTCACGGCGTGCTCCACGTCAAGACCGTGCTGGACGGCGAGACGGTCGTCGACGTCGATCCCGACGTCGGCTACCTGCACCGCTGTGAGGAGCAGATGTGCCAGCAGGGCACCTACCGTCACCAGATCATGCCCTACCCCGACCGGTGGGACTACGTCTCGGCCGGGTTGCTGAACGAGTGGGCGTACGCCCGCGCGGCCGAGGACCTGGCCGACATCGAGGTCCCCGAGTACGCCCAGATCATCCGAACCATGGGTGCGGAGCTGTGTCGGATCGCCTCCCACATGCTCGCGCTCGGAACCTTCTGTCTGGACGTCTACGGCGACTTCACCGCCGTCTTCCAGTACGCGTTCCGCGACCGCGAGGTGGTCCAGGATATTCTCGAGGACCTCACCGGCCAGCGGCTGATGTTCAACTACTTCCGCCTCGGCGGGGTCGCCTGGGATCTGCCCGAACCCCGCGAGGAGTTCATCGAGAAGACGCGGGACTTCCTCGACGAACTGCCGGCGAAGGTCGACGAGTACAACGACATGGTCACCTCGAACGAAATCTTCCAGGTCCGGTGTATCGACACCGGAATCTTGGAGCCCGAGGTCGCCAAGGACTACGGCTGTACCGGGCCCGTCGCCCGCGGTTCGGGCGTCGACTACGACATTCGACGCGACGACCCCTACGGCTACTACCCCGAACTCGACTGGGACGTCATCACCGACGACGGCTGTGACAACTACAGCCGCGTCCTCTGTCGGATGCGGGAGGTCGAGGAGTCCGCGAAGATCATCGAGCAGTGTCTCGATCTGATCGAAGACTGGCCCGAGGACGAACGTGAGATTCAGGCCAACGTCCCGCGGACGCTGAAGCCGGACGCGGATACGGAGGTCTACCGCGCGGTCGAGGGTGCGAAGGGCGAACTCGGCATCTACATCCGCTCCGACGGCACCGACAAACCGGGTCGGTTCAAGATCCGCAGCCCGTGTTACCACAACCTCTCGGCGCTCGGTGAGATGACCCAAGGGGAGTACATCCCCGATCTGATCGCCTCGCTCGGCAGTCTCGACATCGTTCTCGGGGAGGTGGATCGGTAA
- a CDS encoding complex I subunit 4 family protein, which produces MMIEALIAVALVGALVTFIAPNRIAGKLAFAISLVPAALSIWIFTAFDGSGNALLDGTLAFESHLEWIQLGEYSISWFVGVDGISLPLVVLTTILTSLAIMSSWTPIDDRESQFYGLILFIEANLIGVFTALDFFLWFIFWEAVLIPMYLLIGIWGGPRRKYAAIKFFVYTNVASLVMFGAFIALIFGLGDGVTSFALPEIANAMLNGGPEGLFGLEGTTLASVVFIAMFLGFAVKVPVVPFHTWLPDAHVQAPTPASVLLAGVLLKMGTYALLRFNFTMFPDQVETYAVPIAAIAVISVIYGAMLALAQTDLKRIVAYSSVSSMGYVILGLVAYTQFGVGGATFQMVSHGLISGLMFMAVGVIYNATHTRLVTDMSGMADRMPVAVGILVAGAFGYMGLPLMSGFAAEYFIFFGAFGAEFPYAPLFTSLAMFGIVIVAGYLLFALQRAVFGPYELETDYEVSRAPLHDIAPMFVLLGLIIALGVAPDLIFQMITDAVDPILSGGDL; this is translated from the coding sequence ATGATGATCGAAGCACTAATCGCTGTCGCACTGGTCGGCGCGCTCGTCACGTTTATCGCGCCGAATCGAATCGCTGGCAAGCTGGCGTTCGCCATCAGCCTGGTGCCGGCCGCGCTCAGCATCTGGATTTTCACGGCGTTCGACGGCAGCGGTAACGCCTTACTCGACGGCACGCTGGCCTTCGAGTCCCACCTCGAGTGGATCCAGCTTGGCGAGTACTCGATCTCGTGGTTCGTCGGCGTCGACGGCATCAGCCTGCCGCTCGTCGTGTTGACGACGATCCTGACGTCGCTGGCGATCATGAGTTCGTGGACGCCGATCGACGACCGCGAGTCCCAGTTCTACGGGCTCATCCTCTTCATCGAGGCGAACCTGATCGGCGTCTTCACCGCGCTTGATTTCTTCCTCTGGTTCATCTTCTGGGAGGCCGTCCTGATCCCGATGTACCTGCTTATCGGTATCTGGGGCGGGCCGCGCCGGAAGTACGCCGCGATCAAGTTCTTCGTCTACACGAACGTGGCGTCGCTCGTGATGTTCGGTGCGTTCATCGCGCTGATCTTCGGCCTCGGCGACGGCGTGACGAGTTTCGCGCTGCCGGAGATCGCCAACGCGATGCTCAACGGCGGTCCCGAGGGACTGTTCGGCCTCGAGGGAACCACCCTCGCGTCGGTCGTGTTCATCGCGATGTTCCTCGGCTTTGCGGTGAAAGTCCCGGTCGTTCCGTTCCACACGTGGCTGCCGGACGCTCACGTGCAGGCACCGACCCCCGCCTCCGTGTTGCTGGCCGGCGTCCTGCTAAAGATGGGGACCTACGCACTGCTCCGGTTCAACTTCACGATGTTCCCCGACCAGGTTGAAACGTATGCCGTCCCGATCGCCGCCATCGCCGTGATCAGCGTGATCTACGGTGCGATGTTGGCGCTGGCCCAGACCGACCTGAAACGGATCGTCGCCTACTCTTCGGTGTCGTCGATGGGCTACGTCATCCTCGGACTCGTCGCCTACACCCAGTTCGGGGTCGGCGGCGCGACGTTCCAGATGGTCAGCCACGGCCTCATCTCGGGGCTGATGTTCATGGCCGTCGGCGTCATCTACAACGCCACCCACACCCGGCTCGTCACGGACATGTCCGGGATGGCCGACCGAATGCCCGTCGCCGTCGGCATCCTCGTCGCCGGCGCCTTCGGCTACATGGGGCTGCCGCTCATGAGCGGGTTCGCCGCGGAGTACTTCATCTTCTTCGGCGCGTTCGGGGCCGAGTTCCCGTACGCTCCGCTGTTTACGTCGCTGGCGATGTTCGGCATCGTCATCGTCGCCGGCTACCTGCTCTTTGCGCTCCAGCGCGCCGTCTTCGGACCGTACGAACTCGAAACCGACTACGAGGTGAGCCGCGCCCCGCTGCACGACATCGCGCCGATGTTCGTGCTGCTCGGACTCATCATCGCTCTGGGCGTAGCTCCTGACCTGATCTTCCAGATGATAACCGATGCAGTCGATCCGATCCTGAGCGGAGGTGACCTGTGA
- a CDS encoding NuoI/complex I 23 kDa subunit family protein, with protein sequence MIGLLKSMATTMKHALDGSTFTVEYPETAPDVSPRFRGVHKFSQERCIWCRQCENVCPNDTIQIVMDDQRNGEQYNLHIGQCIYCRLCEEVCPVDAILLTQNFEFTADTKHDFVYNKEQLKAVPWYKDIDPLESREPDRSAWIGEGEGDVDYQ encoded by the coding sequence ATGATCGGACTACTCAAATCGATGGCCACGACGATGAAACACGCACTGGACGGGTCGACCTTCACGGTCGAGTACCCCGAGACAGCTCCGGACGTCTCGCCGCGCTTTCGCGGCGTCCACAAGTTCAGCCAGGAGCGCTGTATCTGGTGTCGCCAGTGTGAGAACGTCTGTCCGAACGACACGATTCAGATCGTGATGGACGACCAGCGCAACGGCGAGCAGTACAACCTCCATATCGGGCAGTGCATTTACTGCCGGCTCTGCGAGGAGGTTTGTCCGGTCGACGCCATCCTGCTCACGCAGAACTTCGAGTTCACCGCGGACACGAAACACGATTTCGTCTACAACAAAGAGCAGCTGAAAGCCGTACCGTGGTACAAGGATATCGACCCGCTCGAGTCGCGCGAACCTGACCGGAGCGCGTGGATCGGCGAGGGGGAGGGGGACGTCGATTACCAGTAA